In Astyanax mexicanus isolate ESR-SI-001 chromosome 5, AstMex3_surface, whole genome shotgun sequence, a single window of DNA contains:
- the LOC125802193 gene encoding zinc finger BED domain-containing protein 4-like has translation MLQTLLEQKRAIGAYAADFELPATLTASQWSLIENIVTLLAPFEQLTREICQADALASNVIPSVNALKRLLSKSARSDFGVKTSKNALLEAVNTRFSDIYTEPLYCVATMVDPRYKDRYFAAEVKLQAHEMLQTEMEKASSERSEQTSELQERPREKRARTDDQATCSLFDMYDEILEETLTPQENTQTTTEVQGFLSEAPVARTESPLQYWNNNKSRFPTIAKVAKKFLSAPSTSVDSERLFSATSNVINEKRNRIACDKAEMLLLVKKNLPLLLKNTD, from the exons ATGCTGCAAACCTTGCTGGAGCAGAAGAGAGCAATCGGTGCTTACGCCGCTGATTTCGAGTTACCAGCTACTCTCACGGCTTCTCAGTGGAGTTTAATCGAAAACATAGTCACACTCCTTGCTCCTTTCGAACAGTTAACCAGAGAGATTTGCCAGGCTGATGCATTGGCATCAAACGTGATTCCTTCAGTCAACGCTTTAAAACGGCTGTTGAGCAAGAGTGCTCGCTCTGACTTCGGAGTTAAAACCAGCAAAAACGCTCTGTTAGAAGCTGTAAACACACGCTTCAGTGATATTTACACAGAGCCTCTGTACTGCGTTGCTACAATGGTCGACCCAAGATACAAAGATCGCTATTTTGCCGCAGAAGTGAAACTACAGGCACACGAAATGCTCCAAACCGAGATGGAGAAAGCATCAAGTGAGCGCTCAGAGCAAACAAGTGAGCTACAAGAACGCCCACGAGAAAAAAGAGCCAGGACGGATGACCAAGCGACGTGCTCCCTCTTTGATATGTACGACGAAATTCTGGAAGAAACGCTGACCCCTCAGGAAAACACCCAGACAACAACTGAG GTGCAGGGATTCCTGTCAGAAGCTCCAGTAGCAAGGACAGAAAGCCCACTGCAGTACTGGAATAACAACAAAAGTCGATTCCCTACTATTGCCAAAGTAGCAAAGAAGTTCCTGTCTGCTCCATCCACTAGTGTTGACAGCGAGAGGTTATTTAGTGCAACTAGCAATGTGATCAATGAAAAGAGGAACAGAATTGCATGTGATAAAGCAGAGATGCTCCTGTTAGTGAAGAAAAACCTTCCTCTCCTTCTGAAAAATACAGACTGA
- the LOC103047442 gene encoding cytochrome c oxidase subunit 6C-1, which yields MSLPKPVMRGLLGKRLRFHLPIAFTLSLLAAVSFKYTVTEPRKQAYADFYKNYDAMKEFSAMREAGVFESVRPTGE from the exons ATGTCTCTTCCAAAGCCTGTGATGAGGGGTCTCCTTGGCAAGAGGTTGAGGTTTCACTTGCCTATTGCTTTTACTCTGTCCCTATTGGCAGCAGTTTCATTTAAG TACACAGTAACAGAACCCCGGAAGCAGGCTTATGCTGACTTCTACAAGAACTATGATGCCATGAAGGAGTTCAGTGCCATGAGAGAAGCTGGTGTTTTTGAAAGTGTGAGGCCTACAGGTGAATAA